One segment of Cerasicoccus sp. TK19100 DNA contains the following:
- a CDS encoding FecCD family ABC transporter permease produces MPLRIPAKRRIYILAALVVLMLAIGVAALDIGPLDTTCGEVFTVLKDRLLFAAADDRTWADPTIWNLRFPRIVMAMLVGAGLAVAGALMQGLFRNPLADPGLIGVSSGSAMGAVVSIIVMPYFGLSGDWLVYAATPICAMAGGVGITFLIYQLSRVGGRIHVASMLLTGIAINAIGGALIGLAVTRIATADQLQSFTFWSLGSLNGVMWPVVGITALVLLPCLGLSLALGKPLNAFLFGELEAYHLGVDVPKVKRIAIVVSALMVGVTVGFTGGIGFVGLVAPHIIRLGFGPDHRFLLPASALCGAILLLIADSLARTIVSPAELQIGILTALIGGPFFLMLLLKSRKEMSI; encoded by the coding sequence ATGCCACTGCGCATTCCTGCCAAGCGCCGTATTTATATACTGGCCGCCCTAGTCGTTCTCATGCTCGCGATTGGGGTGGCGGCGCTTGATATAGGCCCCCTCGACACGACCTGTGGCGAGGTATTCACGGTCTTGAAAGACCGCTTGCTGTTCGCGGCGGCGGATGATCGTACCTGGGCCGATCCGACCATCTGGAATCTTCGCTTCCCGCGCATCGTAATGGCGATGCTGGTTGGGGCGGGGCTGGCGGTCGCGGGCGCGCTGATGCAGGGTCTGTTTCGCAACCCTTTGGCGGACCCAGGGCTGATTGGTGTCTCCAGCGGCTCGGCGATGGGCGCGGTGGTGTCGATTATCGTGATGCCGTATTTTGGGCTTAGTGGTGACTGGCTGGTCTATGCCGCGACGCCGATCTGCGCTATGGCAGGCGGGGTTGGCATCACGTTTCTTATTTATCAACTGTCACGCGTGGGCGGTCGTATTCATGTTGCCTCCATGCTTCTGACCGGCATTGCGATTAACGCCATTGGCGGCGCCCTGATCGGTCTGGCGGTGACGCGGATTGCGACGGCGGATCAACTGCAGTCCTTTACGTTTTGGAGCCTGGGCAGCCTCAATGGCGTCATGTGGCCGGTCGTGGGCATTACCGCGCTGGTGCTGTTGCCTTGTCTGGGCCTGTCGCTCGCGCTGGGCAAGCCGCTCAATGCATTTCTGTTCGGTGAGCTGGAGGCCTATCACCTCGGCGTGGACGTCCCCAAGGTCAAGCGTATCGCCATCGTGGTCAGTGCGCTGATGGTCGGCGTGACGGTCGGCTTCACGGGTGGCATTGGCTTTGTCGGGCTGGTGGCACCGCACATTATCCGCCTGGGCTTCGGGCCGGACCATCGTTTTTTGCTACCGGCGAGCGCGCTGTGCGGGGCCATTCTTCTGCTAATCGCCGACTCGCTGGCGCGCACGATTGTGTCCCCGGCAGAGCTGCAGATCGGCATCCTCACGGCGCTGATCGGCGGACCATTCTTCCTGATGCTCTTGCTGAAATCACGAAAGGAGATGAGTATTTAG
- a CDS encoding type II secretion system protein, translating into MKKHSINKAFTLIELLVSVSVVGILGAITVASVGKVRESAYKTNDITSARQIVNAYQLYANDHNGRLLASVPSQGYLQSNSVLDYNGIAITQRQAAERYVFRLLPYVEDLRVFYPGPSQEHLEKLIKDNDVYEISISPSFGLNQEYIGGYFGAGRYTQEDFPVALTTIAQSPNPSQQIVVASAWSKIDSDEAIGAPYKGYFRVAPPNGLRNSWLGDTYDESDPSVMGYNHLRYEGHAVVGNLDGSVELLNKEQLSDMRRWSYQAQLQGNENFIPARR; encoded by the coding sequence ATGAAAAAGCATAGTATTAACAAAGCGTTCACCTTGATCGAACTCCTTGTCTCGGTTAGCGTGGTTGGGATTCTCGGGGCCATTACGGTGGCATCCGTCGGCAAGGTTCGCGAAAGCGCCTACAAGACGAACGACATCACGTCCGCGCGCCAAATCGTCAACGCTTATCAATTATACGCCAATGATCACAATGGCCGATTGCTGGCCTCCGTTCCAAGCCAAGGCTACTTACAGTCAAACAGTGTTTTGGACTATAACGGCATTGCGATCACCCAACGCCAGGCAGCTGAGCGCTATGTCTTCCGCTTACTTCCCTACGTCGAGGATTTGCGCGTATTTTATCCGGGACCGTCTCAAGAGCACTTGGAAAAGCTGATTAAAGACAATGATGTTTACGAAATTTCGATTTCCCCATCCTTTGGTCTGAACCAGGAGTATATCGGCGGCTACTTTGGTGCTGGTCGTTACACGCAGGAAGACTTCCCTGTCGCGCTGACTACGATTGCACAATCACCCAATCCCAGCCAGCAGATTGTGGTCGCATCCGCGTGGTCAAAGATCGACTCGGATGAGGCCATTGGCGCTCCGTACAAGGGCTACTTCCGCGTGGCTCCCCCCAATGGCCTGCGCAATTCCTGGCTGGGTGACACCTACGATGAGTCGGACCCCTCGGTAATGGGTTACAACCATCTGCGTTATGAGGGCCATGCCGTCGTCGGCAACCTTGATGGCAGCGTGGAGTTACTCAATAAAGAACAATTGTCCGACATGCGTCGCTGGTCATATCAGGCCCAGTTGCAGGGCAATGAGAACTTCATCCCCGCTCGCCGCTAA
- a CDS encoding heme/hemin ABC transporter substrate-binding protein produces MSQFHAIRIQFSLILAVTLTAISLQAESKNRIVTVGGAATEIVFALGSGDDVVAVDLSSQYPAAVRDLPQVGYIRNITPEGIMSMRPSLIVATETLGPPAAKKMLKQMGAPIVWIPEPNSVEALEQGLTDIGQKLGKTEQANEIIAEVKASIAATQEAASAWSSKPTAVFFITPPTGAGGGRAGGEGTRSDELISLAGGANAVEFKNFQGMSIESLIKTDPDVIFVGVSDSHGASPESVEAMKTLPGLANTKAVKNGTIYAVPMDDLSFGPRLGEAVNRWSSHLATAAN; encoded by the coding sequence ATGTCTCAATTTCATGCTATTCGAATCCAATTCAGCCTGATCCTCGCGGTCACGCTCACGGCCATTTCGCTGCAAGCGGAATCCAAGAACCGGATTGTCACCGTGGGCGGTGCCGCGACGGAGATCGTATTTGCGCTGGGTTCCGGCGATGACGTGGTCGCGGTTGACCTTTCCAGCCAGTATCCGGCGGCGGTCCGCGACCTGCCACAGGTCGGTTACATTCGCAACATTACGCCGGAGGGTATCATGTCGATGCGTCCGAGTCTCATTGTCGCTACCGAGACGCTTGGGCCGCCAGCCGCCAAGAAAATGCTCAAGCAAATGGGTGCACCGATCGTCTGGATTCCCGAGCCCAACAGCGTAGAAGCGCTGGAGCAGGGCCTGACTGACATTGGCCAGAAGCTCGGCAAAACCGAACAGGCAAACGAAATTATCGCCGAGGTTAAGGCCTCCATCGCCGCTACCCAGGAAGCCGCAAGCGCCTGGAGCAGCAAGCCGACTGCGGTGTTCTTCATCACTCCGCCCACCGGCGCAGGTGGTGGACGTGCCGGTGGCGAGGGGACACGGTCGGATGAGCTCATTTCATTGGCTGGTGGCGCGAATGCGGTCGAGTTCAAGAACTTCCAGGGCATGTCGATCGAATCGCTGATCAAGACCGATCCCGACGTTATTTTTGTCGGTGTTTCCGACAGCCATGGTGCTTCACCAGAAAGCGTGGAAGCCATGAAAACGCTGCCTGGGTTGGCCAACACCAAGGCGGTGAAAAACGGAACAATCTACGCAGTGCCGATGGATGATCTGTCTTTCGGGCCGCGCCTGGGAGAAGCAGTTAACCGCTGGAGTAGTCATTTGGCCACTGCCGCCAATTAA
- a CDS encoding PEP-CTERM sorting domain-containing protein, whose translation MNKQAILTLATLGAATAATAALDINLPGNSTQSVWSDMNSSTLTVGEGYNNFGTNTAGWSTPVSPNSGTATFDKVAGTGGYPGTDSIYNFDTPGSFFITENSPLANLETVVFQSDAVGGMMVAPTLSYNGGSQALAAINTFVVGGDFSGMGSNSTIFGYQWDLSGIVDPISDFTINWTSVVHNGNYEMQLNQGDTFQVVPEPSTYALMAGIACGALILMRRQRR comes from the coding sequence ATGAACAAGCAAGCGATACTCACACTGGCCACACTTGGCGCGGCTACCGCCGCCACGGCAGCACTGGACATCAATCTACCGGGTAACTCGACTCAATCTGTCTGGTCCGATATGAACAGCTCGACGCTAACCGTAGGCGAAGGATACAACAACTTCGGCACAAACACAGCAGGATGGTCCACTCCGGTTTCTCCGAATAGCGGAACGGCCACCTTTGACAAGGTTGCCGGTACTGGTGGCTACCCCGGCACTGATTCGATCTACAATTTCGATACTCCCGGCTCATTCTTCATTACCGAGAACAGCCCGCTGGCCAATCTGGAGACCGTTGTTTTCCAATCAGATGCTGTTGGCGGTATGATGGTAGCGCCGACATTGAGCTACAATGGAGGCTCTCAGGCTCTGGCCGCTATCAATACATTTGTTGTCGGCGGTGACTTCAGCGGCATGGGCTCCAACTCAACTATTTTCGGTTACCAATGGGACCTATCTGGCATTGTTGATCCAATTTCCGACTTCACGATCAATTGGACTAGTGTCGTGCATAACGGCAATTACGAAATGCAGCTCAACCAAGGTGACACTTTTCAAGTGGTTCCCGAACCTTCCACCTATGCGCTGATGGCAGGCATAGCCTGTGGTGCCCTGATTTTGATGCGTCGTCAGAGACGTTAG
- a CDS encoding hemin-degrading factor — protein MSTSTPTLAERYAELKEAEPKLRMRDFADRLGVTECELVSADCGCESVRLNAESWIGFIEELKPLGRVMVLTRNDYCVHERKGCYEQISSHNGKIGLVVGKDIDLRFFFADWAFAFAVTAQSRGQEMKSIQFFDRYGVAIHKVYPKEESKMSVYDELVAKYRHEDQNPELAIETAPAKEAPQPVDEERKAKFLKGWEELKDTHDFFMLMAKNKVSRLQAMEIGEGKFTRRLENDAARRVLEQARDKEMPIMVFVGNDSAIQIHTGTVSKLVIFEDWFNVLDPDFNLHLKESGIASSWHVVKPTVDGDVNAVELYDAEGEIIAQFFGARKPGIPEREDWRELAAGL, from the coding sequence ATGAGCACTTCCACACCCACACTTGCCGAGCGTTACGCCGAGCTGAAAGAAGCCGAGCCCAAGCTGCGTATGCGCGATTTCGCGGACCGCCTTGGCGTCACCGAATGCGAACTGGTTTCCGCTGACTGCGGTTGCGAATCCGTCCGCCTGAACGCCGAAAGCTGGATCGGCTTTATTGAAGAGCTCAAGCCGCTGGGCCGCGTCATGGTGCTGACCCGCAATGACTACTGCGTCCACGAGCGCAAGGGGTGCTACGAGCAAATTTCCTCTCACAACGGCAAAATCGGCCTCGTCGTCGGTAAAGACATCGACCTGCGCTTCTTTTTCGCCGACTGGGCATTCGCCTTCGCTGTCACCGCGCAAAGCCGCGGCCAGGAAATGAAGTCCATTCAGTTCTTTGACCGCTACGGTGTGGCCATTCACAAGGTTTACCCGAAAGAAGAGTCAAAGATGAGCGTTTACGACGAGCTCGTTGCGAAATATCGCCACGAAGACCAAAACCCGGAGCTCGCCATCGAAACTGCCCCAGCCAAGGAAGCACCGCAGCCGGTTGACGAAGAGCGCAAGGCCAAGTTTCTCAAGGGCTGGGAAGAGCTCAAGGACACGCACGACTTCTTCATGCTGATGGCCAAAAACAAGGTTAGCCGTCTGCAAGCCATGGAAATTGGCGAAGGCAAATTTACCCGTCGCCTGGAAAACGATGCCGCCCGCCGCGTGCTCGAACAGGCCCGCGACAAGGAAATGCCGATCATGGTATTCGTCGGCAACGACTCGGCGATCCAGATCCACACCGGCACGGTTAGCAAGTTGGTCATCTTCGAAGACTGGTTCAACGTCCTCGACCCCGACTTTAACCTCCACCTGAAGGAAAGCGGCATCGCCAGTAGCTGGCACGTCGTCAAGCCAACCGTCGATGGCGACGTGAACGCCGTCGAACTCTACGACGCCGAAGGCGAGATCATCGCTCAATTCTTTGGTGCCCGCAAGCCCGGCATACCCGAGCGCGAGGACTGGAGAGAGCTGGCCGCCGGCCTGTAA